One genomic window of Myxococcales bacterium includes the following:
- the nth gene encoding endonuclease III, with amino-acid sequence MAAPRAPKKAVARKRAPAGPTPTEVLQALRAAHPDAHCELEHANAFQLLVATVLSAQTTDVAVNKLTPALFAAYPDAKSLAAADPADVEQKLSTIGMFRQKTKNVTGLARVLCERHGGEVPQSLEALVALPGVGRKTANVVLGVVWGKPEGVVVDTHVQRLSQRLGFTEETEPEKIEKALCAVLPRELWDTASHTLIFHGRRVCFARKPACGACTVRGMCPSADAAEEVGRKPPRAPRGGASKEVATKAATKPARPKKAT; translated from the coding sequence ATGGCAGCGCCAAGAGCACCAAAAAAGGCAGTCGCAAGGAAGAGAGCCCCCGCGGGACCCACGCCGACCGAGGTCCTCCAGGCGCTCCGCGCAGCGCACCCCGACGCGCACTGCGAGCTCGAGCACGCCAACGCGTTCCAGCTCCTCGTAGCGACGGTGCTTTCCGCCCAGACCACCGACGTCGCCGTCAACAAGCTGACCCCCGCCCTCTTCGCGGCCTACCCCGACGCGAAGTCCCTCGCGGCCGCCGATCCCGCGGACGTCGAGCAGAAGCTCAGCACGATCGGCATGTTCCGGCAGAAGACCAAGAACGTGACGGGCCTGGCGCGCGTGCTCTGCGAGCGCCACGGCGGCGAGGTCCCTCAGAGCCTCGAAGCGCTGGTCGCGCTGCCGGGCGTGGGGCGAAAGACCGCCAACGTGGTGCTCGGCGTCGTGTGGGGCAAGCCCGAGGGCGTGGTGGTGGACACGCACGTCCAGCGGCTCTCCCAGCGCCTCGGCTTCACCGAGGAGACCGAGCCCGAGAAGATCGAGAAGGCGCTCTGCGCGGTGCTTCCCAGGGAGCTCTGGGACACCGCGAGCCACACGCTGATCTTCCACGGGCGGCGCGTGTGCTTCGCGCGCAAGCCCGCGTGCGGCGCGTGCACGGTGCGCGGGATGTGTCCGAGCGCCGACGCGGCCGAGGAGGTGGGGCGGAAGCCACCGCGGGCGCCTCGGGGGGGAGCGAGCAAGGAGGTCGCGACGAAGGCCGCGACGAAGCCTGCGCGCCCGAAAAAGGCGACCTAG
- a CDS encoding DUF4091 domain-containing protein, producing the protein MRRAVFSSTLAAILLSSAHAAAAPTVWAIDDGEKLRRDAIDTPFETGRDNPIWVPGSAIKLVAVRNETVAFQIVVEADTAALDGVTVDLAELVGPGGAIKNEPGATDITRPAGRRIERFVEHFVEIKRVSGNTTKPTESLGWRAGSGPDPSRWVGFVPDALIPVEVAPAWSPYPMRVAPKQNGIVWVDVTVPRGQAPGVYRGDVVVKSSAGPLATLPVELTVHPVVLPDAPAKTMLYYELDSLASRMGNGPAAETNLWKLLHRHGLSAMHQALSAADLPRKLPALDGSLYTPANGYDGPGEGQGDGVLSLGTYGDYGAPTAARLTQVEGVATALAQARLIGKLDVFVYAADESCASPYGQGWVSLLASSKNADAKNIPVAWTCYQNPAAQPVHIPILPGQSYDAKAAQAAKAAGKRVWAYNGVRPHTGTFMIDTEAVSLRVNAWLQGMFDIERWYYWETVYWYDGVNGGQGPVDPFVTAENFHNRDGDYCNGDGMLLYPGKQVDRFTSHSIGTDALIASIRLKNLRRGVQDAGYMQLARAADPARVDSIVRKAIPKALSESSSGQPAWGERGKPFHDARMELLGVVTGSPPGTGPGPVSPDADGGTGPGAAPTGPGAGAAGEAAAGGCGCRSTSRAGDSAGGVAALGLGLGVLVLAGRRRRGSR; encoded by the coding sequence GTGCGACGAGCCGTATTTTCCTCCACTCTCGCGGCGATCCTGCTCTCGTCCGCCCACGCCGCGGCGGCGCCCACGGTTTGGGCCATCGACGACGGCGAGAAGCTTCGCCGCGACGCGATCGACACTCCCTTCGAGACGGGACGCGACAACCCCATCTGGGTCCCCGGGAGCGCCATCAAGCTCGTGGCCGTCCGGAACGAGACCGTCGCGTTCCAGATCGTCGTCGAGGCCGACACCGCGGCGCTGGACGGCGTGACCGTAGACCTCGCCGAGCTCGTCGGCCCCGGCGGCGCCATCAAGAACGAGCCTGGCGCCACCGACATTACGAGGCCGGCCGGCCGACGCATCGAGCGCTTTGTGGAGCACTTCGTCGAAATCAAGCGCGTGTCCGGGAACACGACCAAACCGACCGAGTCGCTGGGCTGGCGCGCGGGCTCGGGACCCGACCCCTCACGCTGGGTCGGGTTCGTCCCCGATGCGCTCATTCCGGTGGAGGTCGCCCCCGCGTGGTCGCCTTACCCCATGCGCGTCGCGCCGAAGCAGAACGGGATCGTATGGGTCGACGTGACGGTGCCCCGCGGGCAGGCCCCGGGCGTTTATCGCGGCGACGTGGTGGTGAAGTCCTCGGCGGGACCGCTCGCCACGCTCCCCGTCGAGCTCACCGTGCACCCGGTCGTGCTCCCCGACGCACCGGCCAAGACGATGCTCTACTACGAGCTCGACTCGCTCGCGAGCCGCATGGGCAACGGCCCCGCCGCCGAGACGAACCTGTGGAAGCTCCTCCACCGTCATGGCCTCTCGGCGATGCATCAGGCCCTCTCGGCGGCGGATCTCCCTCGAAAGCTGCCCGCGCTGGACGGCTCGCTCTACACGCCCGCGAATGGCTACGATGGGCCCGGAGAGGGCCAGGGCGACGGCGTCCTGAGCCTCGGCACCTACGGCGACTACGGCGCCCCGACCGCCGCCCGGCTGACGCAGGTCGAGGGGGTCGCGACCGCGCTCGCGCAAGCAAGGCTCATCGGCAAGCTCGACGTCTTCGTCTACGCCGCCGACGAGAGCTGCGCGAGCCCCTACGGCCAGGGGTGGGTGAGCCTCCTCGCCTCGTCCAAGAACGCCGACGCGAAGAACATCCCCGTCGCGTGGACCTGCTACCAGAACCCGGCCGCGCAGCCCGTGCACATCCCGATTCTTCCGGGGCAGTCGTACGACGCGAAGGCGGCCCAAGCCGCGAAGGCCGCCGGCAAGCGAGTGTGGGCCTACAACGGGGTGCGGCCGCACACGGGCACCTTCATGATCGACACCGAGGCCGTGTCGCTGCGCGTGAACGCCTGGCTGCAGGGCATGTTCGACATCGAGCGCTGGTACTACTGGGAGACCGTCTATTGGTACGACGGAGTCAACGGCGGACAGGGGCCGGTGGATCCCTTCGTGACCGCCGAGAACTTCCACAATCGCGACGGCGACTACTGCAACGGCGACGGCATGTTGCTCTATCCAGGCAAGCAGGTCGACCGGTTCACGAGCCACTCGATCGGGACCGACGCGCTGATCGCCTCGATTCGCCTCAAGAACCTGCGCCGCGGAGTCCAGGACGCCGGCTATATGCAGCTAGCGCGCGCGGCCGATCCGGCGCGGGTCGACTCCATCGTGCGCAAAGCGATCCCCAAGGCGCTGAGCGAGTCGTCGTCGGGCCAGCCCGCTTGGGGAGAGCGGGGCAAGCCGTTCCACGACGCGAGGATGGAGCTCCTCGGGGTGGTCACCGGCTCACCTCCCGGCACGGGCCCGGGCCCCGTGTCTCCGGATGCGGACGGCGGGACCGGCCCCGGGGCCGCCCCGACCGGCCCCGGCGCGGGCGCTGCAGGCGAGGCGGCGGCCGGCGGCTGCGGCTGCCGGAGCACGAGCCGCGCGGGCGACAGCGCGGGCGGTGTCGCCGCGCTGGGCCTCGGCCTCGGCGTGCTTGTGCTCGCGGGACGGCGGAGGCGCGGCTCGCGTTAG
- the gyrA gene encoding DNA gyrase subunit A, whose protein sequence is MTSPENQPPPPPPPPPSPPPPGSPNQRIPVSIQDELRTSYLDYAMSVIVGRAIPDVRDGLKPVHRRILYAAYEAGLTPTSAFRKSATIVGDVLGKYHPHGDASVYDAMVRLAQDFSMRYPLIDGQGNYGSVDGDPAAAYRYTEARLSRLAVELLTDLDKECVDTQPNFDDRLQEPKVLPARVPNLLVNGSGGIAVGMATNIPPHNLGEVIDATIHLIRNPECTLDDVMRFIAGPDFPTGALIYGRAGILSAQRTGRGNIVMRARTLVEKAAGRGEREQIVVTEIPYQVNKAKVAARIGELVREKKLEGISEVRDESDRDGIRLVIELKKDILPQVVINQLYRMTDLQTSFGVINLAIVRGRPAVLDLRETLACFVEHRRDVVTRRTRYELRQAEEKREIVEGLGMATTEVDLVVRTIRQSRDADEARAALMALPLKGLESFVTRAGLDQADIDAAKARGDYYLSERQAKAILEMRLARLTGLEQEKLAAEYGELSREITRLRDILANEGLLFNVIVMELEEIRAKFADKRRTEIVENAGEISDEDLIQEEDMVVTISHAGYIKRTSPSAYRAQKRGGRGKVGMEARDEDWVNQLFVASTHAYVFFFSDKGKVYVKKVYEIPLAARTSKGRAIVNFVGMEPGEKIAAVVEVPSIEAGRFVMTLTRRGQIKKTELTDYQNFREKGIIGVKIEGDDQLLSAVLTDGSREVLIATKQGQSIRFPEEQVRPMGRSTMGVKAIDVADDDQVVGFTVTDDARKHVLAVCERGFGKRTDIEEFRTQNRGGKGIILIDASDRNGPVVDVKLVCDEDEVMFITDRGQMLRTRISEIRETGRNAQGVKLMSLEEGERIVAVERLAEAAEDPAADGADGTSEAPPSDTTGGDPPPDLN, encoded by the coding sequence ATGACGTCCCCCGAGAACCAGCCGCCTCCGCCGCCCCCTCCGCCTCCGTCACCCCCGCCGCCCGGCTCGCCGAACCAGCGGATCCCGGTCTCGATCCAAGACGAGCTTCGCACGAGCTACCTCGACTACGCGATGAGCGTCATCGTGGGGCGCGCCATCCCCGACGTGCGCGACGGGCTGAAGCCCGTGCACCGGCGCATTCTCTACGCGGCGTACGAGGCGGGGCTCACGCCCACCTCCGCGTTCCGCAAGAGCGCCACCATCGTCGGCGACGTGCTCGGCAAGTACCACCCGCACGGCGACGCGAGCGTGTACGACGCGATGGTCCGCCTCGCGCAGGACTTCTCGATGCGCTACCCGCTCATCGACGGCCAGGGCAACTACGGCAGCGTCGACGGCGATCCGGCCGCCGCGTACCGCTACACCGAGGCCCGCCTCTCACGTCTCGCGGTCGAGCTGCTCACCGATCTCGACAAGGAGTGCGTCGACACCCAGCCGAACTTCGACGATCGCCTCCAGGAGCCGAAGGTGCTCCCCGCGCGAGTGCCCAACCTGCTCGTGAACGGCTCGGGCGGCATCGCCGTCGGCATGGCGACCAACATCCCGCCGCACAACCTTGGCGAGGTGATCGACGCCACGATCCACCTCATTCGCAACCCGGAGTGCACCCTCGACGACGTGATGCGCTTCATCGCGGGCCCCGATTTCCCAACCGGGGCGCTCATTTACGGGCGCGCGGGCATCCTCTCGGCGCAGCGCACCGGCCGCGGCAACATCGTCATGCGCGCCCGCACCCTCGTCGAGAAGGCCGCCGGCCGCGGCGAGCGCGAGCAGATCGTGGTCACCGAGATCCCCTACCAGGTCAACAAGGCCAAGGTCGCCGCCCGCATCGGCGAGCTCGTGCGCGAGAAGAAGCTCGAGGGCATCAGCGAGGTGCGCGACGAGTCGGATCGCGACGGCATTCGTCTCGTGATCGAGCTGAAGAAAGACATCCTCCCGCAGGTGGTCATCAACCAGCTCTACCGAATGACCGACCTGCAGACGTCGTTCGGCGTCATCAACCTCGCGATCGTGCGCGGCCGACCGGCCGTCCTCGACCTCCGCGAGACCCTCGCGTGCTTCGTCGAGCACCGCCGCGACGTGGTCACGCGGCGCACCCGCTACGAGCTCCGCCAGGCGGAGGAGAAGCGCGAGATCGTCGAGGGCCTGGGCATGGCCACGACCGAGGTGGACCTCGTCGTGCGCACCATCCGCCAGAGCCGCGACGCCGACGAGGCACGCGCGGCCCTCATGGCGCTGCCTTTGAAGGGCCTCGAGTCCTTCGTGACCCGGGCCGGGCTCGACCAGGCCGACATCGACGCGGCGAAGGCGCGCGGCGACTACTACCTCTCCGAGCGCCAGGCGAAGGCCATCCTCGAGATGCGCCTCGCGCGCCTCACGGGGCTCGAGCAAGAGAAGCTCGCGGCGGAGTACGGCGAGCTCTCGCGTGAGATCACGCGGCTCCGCGACATCCTCGCGAACGAGGGCCTGCTCTTCAACGTCATCGTGATGGAGCTCGAGGAGATCCGCGCGAAGTTTGCCGACAAGCGCCGCACCGAGATCGTGGAGAACGCGGGCGAGATCAGCGACGAAGACCTCATCCAAGAAGAGGACATGGTCGTCACGATCTCGCACGCGGGCTACATCAAGCGCACGAGCCCCTCCGCGTACCGCGCGCAGAAGCGCGGCGGGCGCGGCAAGGTGGGCATGGAGGCGCGCGACGAGGACTGGGTCAACCAGCTCTTCGTGGCCTCCACGCACGCGTACGTCTTCTTCTTCAGCGACAAGGGGAAGGTGTACGTCAAGAAGGTTTACGAAATCCCGCTGGCGGCCCGCACCTCGAAGGGGCGCGCGATCGTGAACTTCGTCGGCATGGAGCCCGGCGAGAAGATCGCCGCCGTCGTGGAGGTGCCCAGCATCGAGGCCGGCCGCTTCGTCATGACGCTCACGCGCCGTGGTCAGATCAAGAAGACCGAGCTCACCGACTACCAGAACTTCCGGGAGAAGGGCATCATCGGGGTCAAGATCGAGGGCGACGATCAGCTGCTGTCCGCCGTGCTCACCGATGGCTCGCGCGAGGTGCTCATCGCGACCAAGCAGGGCCAGTCGATCCGCTTCCCCGAGGAGCAGGTCCGCCCGATGGGGCGCTCGACGATGGGCGTGAAGGCGATCGACGTGGCCGACGACGACCAGGTGGTGGGCTTCACGGTGACCGACGACGCGCGCAAGCACGTGCTCGCCGTGTGCGAGCGAGGCTTCGGAAAGCGCACCGACATCGAAGAGTTCCGCACGCAGAACCGCGGAGGCAAGGGCATCATCCTCATCGACGCCAGCGACCGCAACGGCCCGGTCGTGGACGTAAAGCTCGTGTGCGACGAGGACGAGGTCATGTTCATCACCGACCGCGGCCAGATGCTCCGCACGCGCATCAGCGAGATCCGCGAGACCGGCCGCAACGCCCAAGGCGTGAAGCTGATGTCGCTGGAAGAGGGCGAGCGCATCGTCGCCGTCGAGCGCCTCGCGGAGGCCGCGGAAGACCCCGCGGCGGACGGCGCCGACGGCACCAGCGAGGCGCCCCCGAGCGACACCACCGGCGGAGATCCCCCGCCCGATCTGAACTGA
- a CDS encoding serine/threonine protein kinase: protein MRDCAALGAGVRYGSVGQGVQDSFQLVGKVLDGKYRLDGVLGEGGFGVVYAGRQLALDQPVAVKCLKPMEGGADVASFLREARVLFGLSHPGIVRMYDVGEIATALGPVPYVVLEHIEGRTLDAEIAARAAERRPFTGPELFAIATGLLDALAFAHARGVVHRDIKPANVMLVRGPAGVSVKILDFGLARGGNPGQKTTANVGLTPRYAAPEQWNASYGAVGPATDLFALGLVLEEAATLSPALAGDSLAEVVASSTNVARRSSVPHSRPDLPPGFAAAIDRATRVSPGERFATAEAMSAGLRAPPAPPPACGPPAFGPGTATPGPPTGRGPAAYGPPGVAYGPPSAPPGAAPGPAYGAPGAPPGAAPPRAYGPPPAPPRAYGPHLSASLPLAASPLAEPPTGRPSRLGPAVLVFLGLSGLAVAGLFAGGFGVAYFVSRPAETAPPGVAYSAGPSAPPTPPPPDAPATAASTPAAATAPASAKSRTRPTPEPPPQPGPPQPGPPQPGPPQPGPPQPGPPQPGPARGFSVTALGRENLYPSVASFVAVVNSRGPGLERCFKKAGVGGEPYSVKVRRSFRRDPAVINIVATMSYNGSPSGAAAAEEIKDCVYSDVHGWQWPSPGWGDKPDAGVAYIEFRAGY from the coding sequence ATGCGCGATTGTGCGGCGCTCGGCGCCGGGGTTCGCTACGGTTCGGTGGGGCAGGGCGTGCAGGACTCGTTTCAACTCGTAGGCAAGGTGCTGGACGGCAAGTACCGTCTGGACGGCGTGCTGGGGGAGGGCGGCTTCGGCGTCGTCTACGCCGGCCGGCAGCTCGCGCTCGATCAGCCCGTCGCGGTGAAGTGCCTCAAGCCCATGGAGGGCGGCGCCGACGTGGCATCGTTCCTGCGCGAGGCCCGCGTGCTCTTCGGGCTGTCGCACCCGGGCATCGTGCGCATGTACGACGTGGGCGAGATCGCCACGGCGCTGGGCCCCGTGCCCTACGTCGTGCTCGAGCACATTGAGGGGCGCACCCTAGACGCCGAGATCGCGGCCCGCGCGGCGGAGCGACGCCCCTTCACGGGGCCGGAGCTCTTCGCGATCGCCACGGGGCTGCTCGACGCCCTCGCGTTCGCGCACGCGCGCGGAGTGGTCCACCGCGACATCAAGCCCGCGAACGTGATGCTGGTCCGGGGGCCGGCCGGCGTGTCCGTGAAGATCTTGGACTTCGGGCTCGCGAGGGGCGGTAACCCCGGGCAGAAGACCACCGCAAACGTAGGACTTACGCCGCGTTACGCGGCGCCGGAGCAGTGGAACGCCAGCTACGGCGCGGTGGGCCCGGCGACCGATCTGTTCGCCCTCGGGCTCGTCCTCGAGGAGGCCGCGACGCTCTCGCCCGCGCTCGCTGGCGACTCCCTGGCCGAGGTCGTGGCGTCGAGCACCAACGTGGCGCGCCGCTCGTCGGTGCCTCACAGCCGCCCCGACTTGCCGCCGGGGTTCGCGGCCGCGATCGATCGGGCGACCCGCGTGTCTCCGGGCGAGCGCTTCGCCACCGCCGAGGCGATGAGCGCCGGCCTCCGCGCGCCGCCCGCGCCGCCGCCCGCCTGCGGGCCGCCGGCCTTCGGACCGGGCACCGCGACGCCTGGGCCGCCTACGGGGCGTGGGCCCGCCGCGTACGGCCCGCCCGGCGTGGCGTACGGGCCGCCGAGCGCGCCGCCGGGGGCCGCCCCTGGCCCGGCGTATGGCGCACCTGGCGCGCCGCCGGGGGCCGCGCCACCCCGCGCGTACGGCCCACCTCCCGCGCCACCCCGCGCGTACGGTCCCCACCTCTCGGCAAGCCTCCCACTGGCGGCTTCCCCGCTCGCCGAGCCGCCTACCGGGCGCCCCTCCCGGCTCGGCCCCGCCGTGCTCGTGTTCCTCGGGCTCTCGGGCCTCGCGGTGGCGGGCCTCTTCGCGGGCGGCTTCGGGGTCGCCTACTTCGTGTCGCGTCCGGCCGAGACCGCTCCTCCTGGGGTGGCCTACAGCGCCGGGCCTAGCGCCCCGCCCACGCCGCCGCCCCCGGACGCTCCGGCGACCGCCGCGTCGACTCCGGCGGCTGCGACGGCACCCGCGAGCGCGAAGTCGCGGACCCGTCCCACACCCGAGCCACCGCCGCAGCCGGGGCCGCCGCAGCCGGGGCCGCCGCAGCCGGGGCCGCCGCAGCCGGGGCCGCCGCAGCCGGGGCCGCCGCAGCCGGGGCCCGCGCGGGGATTCTCCGTCACGGCGCTCGGGCGGGAGAACCTCTACCCCTCGGTGGCGAGCTTCGTGGCGGTCGTCAACAGCCGCGGTCCGGGCCTCGAGCGCTGCTTCAAGAAAGCGGGCGTGGGTGGCGAGCCCTATTCGGTCAAGGTGCGGCGCTCGTTCCGGCGCGACCCCGCCGTGATCAACATCGTGGCGACCATGAGCTACAACGGCTCGCCCTCGGGCGCCGCGGCGGCTGAGGAGATCAAGGACTGCGTCTACTCCGACGTCCACGGCTGGCAGTGGCCGAGCCCGGGCTGGGGAGACAAGCCCGATGCAGGTGTAGCCTACATCGAGTTCCGCGCGGGCTACTGA